One genomic window of Candidatus Margulisiibacteriota bacterium includes the following:
- a CDS encoding mobile mystery protein B, producing the protein MVILKGNSPYGATPIDDYSGLKLKHINTIKELYEAEFLNITSSTSKYLLKPPSNKSFMDRIYLFKIHKTMFSQVWDWAGKKRISNKSVGIDKFQIDIEIVKLIQDFEFWESSNMDTIEVSSRIHHKLVYIHPFENGNGRWARLVTNIYLKQKLNRIVYWPEQELYINNVFRKRYIHSLQSADHGNFADLVSIHQELLEDIIQFT; encoded by the coding sequence ATGGTAATACTAAAAGGAAATTCACCTTATGGCGCTACTCCTATTGACGACTATTCAGGGCTTAAATTAAAACATATAAATACAATAAAAGAACTTTACGAGGCTGAATTCTTAAACATTACCTCTTCAACTTCAAAGTATCTACTAAAACCTCCCTCAAATAAATCATTCATGGACAGGATTTATTTATTCAAGATTCATAAAACTATGTTTTCCCAAGTCTGGGATTGGGCTGGCAAAAAAAGAATCAGTAATAAATCAGTTGGTATCGACAAATTCCAGATTGATATTGAAATCGTTAAACTTATACAAGACTTTGAATTCTGGGAATCGTCCAATATGGATACAATAGAGGTTTCCTCAAGAATTCATCACAAACTGGTATATATTCATCCTTTTGAAAATGGGAACGGTCGTTGGGCAAGGCTGGTTACGAATATTTATCTTAAACAGAAACTAAATAGAATTGTTTACTGGCCAGAACAGGAACTTTATATCAACAATGTTTTTCGGAAAAGATACATTCATTCCTTACAATCCGCTGATCATGGCAATTTTGCTGATCTGGTCAGCATTCACCAAGAGTTACTAGAAGACATTATTCAATTTACCTAA
- a CDS encoding NAD(+) diphosphatase: MINEILPDQLDLTHKTNILPQPDDFTLLYSNHKVLLKKDKDTFIIPTLKDISSIAKNIDSKFIGTLNGKNYFQFSGNGQVFPEEEYSFFDIFYVRNNFDKPLRWLVAIGYQLYTWHMENTYCGKCGNLLAKKADERALECNRCLNTVYPKISPVIIVAIIKDNEILLARGTNPRFQFYSLIAGFVEIGETLEEAVVREVKEEVGVDVKNIRYYKSQPWPFSSTLMVGFFAEYTGNTEITIDNKEIADAQWFAKDTLPSMPNTDAIGGEMIRVFADS; this comes from the coding sequence ATGATTAACGAGATACTGCCAGACCAGCTTGATTTAACTCACAAAACAAATATATTACCGCAACCTGATGACTTTACCCTCCTCTATAGCAACCACAAAGTCCTGCTTAAAAAAGATAAGGACACCTTTATTATCCCTACCCTCAAGGATATTTCAAGCATAGCAAAAAATATCGATTCCAAGTTTATTGGCACACTCAATGGCAAAAACTATTTCCAATTTAGTGGGAACGGACAGGTTTTCCCCGAAGAAGAATACTCCTTTTTCGACATATTCTATGTAAGAAATAATTTTGATAAACCCTTAAGGTGGCTAGTAGCAATTGGCTATCAACTTTATACCTGGCATATGGAAAACACCTACTGCGGAAAATGCGGAAATCTGTTAGCAAAAAAAGCCGATGAACGGGCACTGGAATGTAATCGATGCCTCAACACAGTTTACCCCAAAATTTCCCCGGTAATAATTGTGGCAATAATAAAAGATAACGAAATTCTGTTAGCTCGGGGAACAAATCCCAGATTCCAATTTTATAGCCTCATCGCCGGTTTCGTTGAAATCGGAGAAACCTTAGAAGAAGCGGTAGTACGAGAAGTAAAAGAAGAAGTTGGCGTTGACGTAAAAAACATCAGGTACTACAAAAGCCAGCCCTGGCCATTCTCAAGTACCTTAATGGTAGGGTTTTTTGCAGAATATACCGGAAACACCGAAATAACCATTGATAACAAAGAAATCGCAGATGCCCAGTGGTTCGCAAAAGATACCTTACCAAGCATGCCAAATACCGATGCTATCGGCGGAGAAATGATACGAGTATTTGCTGATAGTTAA
- a CDS encoding cold-shock protein, producing the protein MATGTVKWFNETKGFGFITPDNGGADLFVHHSGINANGFKTLSENAKVSFEIGQGNKGPCATNVTVA; encoded by the coding sequence ATGGCAACTGGAACGGTAAAGTGGTTCAATGAAACGAAAGGGTTTGGGTTTATTACTCCAGATAATGGCGGTGCAGATTTATTTGTCCATCATTCAGGAATAAATGCAAATGGGTTTAAAACCTTAAGCGAAAACGCCAAAGTATCATTTGAAATCGGACAAGGCAACAAAGGTCCTTGTGCGACAAATGTAACTGTAGCATAA
- the treY gene encoding malto-oligosyltrehalose synthase: MRVPISTYRLQFNHLFDFDCAEKIVPYLKALGISDIYASPILKAKKGSMHGYDVVDYHEIDSRLGGLEGFEQLIETIKKYDLGWIQDIVPNHMAFNEDNPILMDVLEYGRDSAYYGYFDIIDGSSYAGSKGKVLAPFLGKFYGVSLEDGEIRLGYDKGRFNISYYDLQFPLRIETYAAVLSYNLTVLESRLGKDHPDFIKYLGIVYILTSASSDLEISTRHMQIDLAKKMLWEFYQGNEVIKSFIDETITLFNGVKGVPSSFDLLDKLHADQLFRLSYWKVAAEETNYRRFFNINELISLRVEEPEVFDAVHSLIFNLIKRQLVTGLRIDHIDGLFDPTHYLKRIREFAPDSYIVVEKILESGENISPLWEIQGTTGYDFMNFVNGIFCSTENLTKFKKIYFNFSETRTRYEDLLRDKKKLIIERYMAGDIDNLSHHLKRISYRYRYGNDITVNGLRRTLSEVMVLFPVYRTYITHDSFSSQDWRYIHETIAKAKQRVPDLLYELNFIERFLLLIFDNYLTEEERNQWIDFVMRFQQFTSPLMAKGVEDTVLYLYNILISLNEVGGGPDEFGVTPSAFHKFNQRRQESTPVTFNATATHDTKRGEDVRARVNVLSELPQEWDDNIKLWHTLNEDKKTRIDDSLYPDNNDEYFLYQTLIGTFPFLAEPGILHAAELETVSLADGETSERSTQFSDEDYETYKTRIKAYMLKAVREAKLYTEWLNPNPRFEEACMDFIEGILMVSDANQFIFHFLIFQKKIAFFGIFNSLSQLLIKVTSPGVPDFYQGTELWELNLVDPDNRRPVDFALRQEILYEIEQRDKTDRLEFIQELLGSKHDGRIKMFLMYKLLHAREANRELFLEGNYVSLETGGYGKDHILAFARNYGDAWAVAVIPLFLTGLVAEGQYPFGYEIWKDTSVSIPGNVNSWRNSITGETLSPGQKLFIGDVFRYFPCALLIST; encoded by the coding sequence ATGCGTGTTCCGATATCTACCTACCGGCTTCAATTTAATCATTTGTTTGACTTCGATTGTGCAGAGAAAATTGTTCCTTATCTCAAAGCCCTTGGGATTTCCGATATCTATGCATCGCCGATTTTGAAAGCGAAGAAAGGGAGTATGCACGGATACGATGTTGTTGATTATCATGAGATTGATAGCAGGTTGGGCGGACTTGAGGGATTCGAACAACTAATAGAAACTATTAAAAAATATGATCTGGGTTGGATTCAGGATATTGTCCCTAATCATATGGCTTTTAACGAAGATAATCCAATACTTATGGATGTGCTGGAGTATGGCAGGGATTCTGCTTACTACGGTTACTTTGATATTATTGACGGCAGCTCTTATGCCGGGTCCAAAGGCAAGGTACTGGCTCCCTTTCTGGGGAAATTTTATGGGGTTTCATTAGAGGACGGTGAAATCAGGTTAGGCTATGATAAAGGCAGATTCAATATAAGCTATTACGACCTGCAATTCCCTCTTAGAATAGAAACATATGCTGCGGTGCTCAGCTATAATCTTACTGTGCTTGAATCCAGACTGGGAAAAGACCATCCTGACTTTATCAAGTATCTTGGGATCGTCTATATTCTGACTTCTGCTTCTTCAGACCTGGAAATTAGTACCAGGCATATGCAGATTGATCTCGCAAAAAAGATGCTCTGGGAATTCTATCAGGGCAACGAGGTTATCAAATCCTTTATTGATGAGACGATCACATTATTTAATGGCGTTAAAGGTGTTCCTTCGAGTTTTGATCTGCTTGATAAGCTGCATGCTGATCAGCTGTTCAGGCTTTCGTACTGGAAAGTCGCTGCTGAAGAGACTAATTACCGGAGGTTTTTTAATATAAATGAACTAATATCGTTGCGGGTGGAAGAGCCGGAAGTTTTTGATGCTGTGCATTCCTTGATTTTCAATCTGATAAAAAGGCAGCTTGTTACCGGCTTAAGGATTGATCATATTGATGGTCTTTTTGACCCGACGCACTATCTGAAGAGGATCAGGGAGTTTGCTCCTGATAGCTATATCGTAGTCGAGAAAATATTGGAATCAGGTGAAAATATTTCTCCCCTATGGGAGATTCAAGGAACAACCGGGTATGATTTTATGAATTTCGTTAATGGAATTTTTTGCTCTACTGAGAATTTAACGAAGTTCAAAAAAATATACTTTAATTTTTCTGAAACGCGGACAAGGTATGAAGATCTCTTGCGTGATAAGAAAAAACTTATTATTGAGCGGTATATGGCTGGTGATATCGACAATCTGTCACATCATTTGAAGAGGATTTCTTACCGGTACCGGTATGGGAATGATATTACCGTTAATGGTTTGAGAAGGACTCTGTCAGAAGTCATGGTCTTATTCCCGGTATATAGGACCTATATCACTCACGACAGTTTTTCAAGCCAGGATTGGCGTTATATCCACGAGACTATTGCCAAGGCTAAACAGCGGGTTCCTGATCTTCTCTACGAACTTAACTTTATTGAACGGTTCCTGCTGCTTATTTTTGACAACTATCTGACAGAAGAGGAAAGGAACCAGTGGATTGATTTCGTTATGAGATTCCAGCAATTTACCAGTCCGTTGATGGCAAAAGGGGTAGAAGATACCGTGCTGTATCTTTATAATATACTTATTTCTTTAAATGAAGTCGGTGGAGGCCCTGATGAGTTCGGAGTGACTCCAAGTGCTTTTCATAAGTTCAATCAACGTCGTCAGGAAAGTACGCCCGTTACCTTTAATGCTACAGCTACACATGATACGAAACGAGGTGAAGATGTGCGGGCGAGGGTGAATGTGCTCTCAGAGCTGCCGCAGGAATGGGATGATAACATTAAATTATGGCATACACTCAACGAAGATAAAAAAACCCGGATTGATGACTCGCTTTATCCTGACAATAATGATGAATATTTTTTATATCAGACGTTGATAGGGACCTTTCCATTCTTAGCGGAGCCAGGGATTCTTCATGCGGCAGAGCTTGAAACGGTTTCCTTGGCAGATGGCGAGACTTCCGAACGGTCCACCCAATTTTCCGACGAAGATTATGAGACATACAAAACGAGGATTAAGGCCTATATGCTCAAGGCAGTGCGAGAAGCGAAGCTTTATACCGAATGGCTTAACCCTAATCCCCGATTTGAAGAGGCCTGCATGGATTTTATTGAAGGCATTTTAATGGTCTCCGATGCAAACCAGTTTATTTTCCATTTTCTGATTTTTCAAAAGAAAATAGCATTTTTCGGTATTTTTAATTCGCTTTCACAATTGCTTATAAAGGTGACTAGTCCCGGAGTGCCTGATTTTTATCAGGGAACGGAGTTGTGGGAACTTAATCTCGTTGATCCGGATAACCGGCGACCGGTGGATTTTGCTTTAAGGCAAGAAATACTATACGAAATTGAGCAGAGAGATAAAACTGACCGTCTTGAATTTATTCAGGAGTTGCTGGGGTCTAAACATGACGGCAGGATTAAGATGTTCCTGATGTATAAGCTGCTGCATGCAAGAGAAGCTAACCGTGAATTATTTCTCGAAGGTAATTATGTTTCCCTTGAAACCGGCGGTTATGGTAAAGACCATATTCTTGCTTTTGCAAGAAATTACGGAGATGCGTGGGCAGTGGCTGTGATTCCGTTGTTTTTAACAGGGCTTGTTGCAGAAGGTCAGTATCCTTTTGGGTATGAGATATGGAAAGATACCAGTGTTTCGATTCCCGGCAACGTGAACTCATGGAGGAATAGCATTACCGGAGAAACTCTTTCTCCAGGACAAAAGCTTTTTATCGGAGATGTTTTCCGCTATTTTCCTTGTGCCTTATTGATTTCTACCTGA
- a CDS encoding glycoside hydrolase, which produces MERYICIHAHFYQPPRENPWLEEIEIQDSAYPYHDWNERVTARCYAPNIAARILDNQDRIVSIVNNYADISFDVGPTLFAWLEKQVPDIYHSIIDADKLSREKFSGHGNAIAHVYNHLVMPLANKRDKQTQIVWGIQDFVHRFQRFPEGMWLAETAVDIETLELLADSGITFTILAPNQACSVRKIDDGDWSDVSGSMIDTRIPYLCRLPSGKWIHIFFYNGRIAQEVAFGGLLDNGETLAKTLLSTLSEQPGYPQLAHIATDGETYGHYHRYGEMALAYCYYYIKNNNLATITNYGEFLEKCPPVREVRIYENSSWSCVHGVNRWKEDCGCGSGSNPDWHQKWRAPFRGAMDWLRDTLATIYEEELGRYTANPWKLRDDYISVILDRDPGSIEIWLSNISVHSPSQEIKTKILSLLEMQRYALAMYTSCGWSMDEISSAESVQVMLYGARAMQLSREVLGVNLESAYAKILMLAPSNVLLYGNGEKIYELLVKPEIIDLMRVGVHYALSSMFEDYHELAKIYCYNVRRYRFEKYLSGRQKLVIGEVLITSNIVLVSKVMYFAVLHIGDQSLVGSVLETREKDDFDTICHEVFMAFNSSDIVGVLNLMDKYFGNHEYSLWHVFKEEQRVILNSIVRHTVTEVEYYFKQMYETYFPVINELSETHVTLPQVFSSIIEFSLNTELRDGLMAEVVNIEDIKSMIARFGKWNAHIDTAMQVSIVSNKLNSLMKSFARAPEDVAALEVLKDNFKVLEIVPFEVNLWPAQHLYYTLSNKYFDIMKERAAYADSYSSRWLEHFISIGNILKERGL; this is translated from the coding sequence GTGGAGCGTTATATCTGTATTCATGCGCACTTCTATCAGCCGCCAAGAGAAAATCCCTGGCTAGAGGAAATTGAAATCCAGGATTCTGCTTACCCGTATCATGACTGGAATGAAAGAGTGACGGCTCGATGTTATGCACCGAATATTGCCGCACGTATTCTTGACAATCAGGACCGGATTGTAAGTATCGTCAACAATTATGCTGATATCAGCTTCGATGTCGGACCTACTTTGTTTGCCTGGTTAGAGAAACAGGTCCCTGATATTTATCATAGCATTATCGACGCAGATAAGCTTAGCCGGGAGAAATTTTCCGGGCATGGCAATGCAATTGCTCACGTATACAATCATCTTGTCATGCCTCTTGCTAACAAAAGAGACAAACAGACGCAGATTGTATGGGGAATCCAGGATTTCGTTCATAGGTTCCAGCGTTTTCCTGAAGGTATGTGGTTAGCTGAAACTGCTGTTGATATCGAAACACTGGAGCTATTGGCGGATTCCGGTATAACTTTCACGATATTAGCTCCAAACCAGGCATGTTCAGTTAGAAAAATAGATGACGGTGACTGGAGCGATGTTTCTGGCAGTATGATAGATACAAGAATTCCTTATTTGTGCAGATTACCATCCGGGAAATGGATACATATATTTTTTTATAATGGCAGGATAGCGCAAGAAGTTGCTTTTGGCGGACTGTTAGATAACGGAGAAACACTAGCGAAAACTCTTCTCAGCACCTTGTCTGAACAACCGGGTTACCCTCAGCTCGCTCATATTGCTACTGACGGAGAGACTTATGGGCATTACCACCGATATGGAGAGATGGCATTAGCTTACTGCTATTATTATATTAAGAATAATAATTTGGCAACGATAACCAATTACGGAGAATTCCTGGAAAAGTGTCCGCCGGTCCGGGAAGTGCGAATTTATGAGAATTCTTCATGGAGTTGCGTGCATGGAGTCAATCGTTGGAAAGAAGATTGTGGATGCGGTTCCGGTTCCAATCCTGACTGGCATCAAAAATGGAGGGCCCCTTTTCGTGGAGCTATGGACTGGCTGCGAGATACCCTTGCAACTATCTATGAAGAGGAACTGGGGAGGTATACTGCTAATCCCTGGAAACTCAGGGACGATTACATTTCTGTTATACTCGATCGTGATCCTGGGTCTATCGAAATCTGGTTGTCAAATATTTCCGTGCATTCACCTTCACAGGAAATAAAAACAAAAATCCTGAGCCTGCTAGAAATGCAGCGTTATGCTTTAGCGATGTATACAAGCTGTGGCTGGTCCATGGATGAGATATCGTCGGCTGAGAGCGTTCAGGTCATGCTTTACGGGGCAAGGGCAATGCAGCTGTCAAGAGAGGTCCTAGGTGTTAACCTCGAAAGCGCGTATGCTAAAATTCTTATGTTAGCCCCCAGTAATGTATTGCTTTATGGCAATGGAGAGAAAATCTATGAGCTTCTGGTTAAACCGGAAATTATTGATCTTATGAGAGTCGGGGTGCACTATGCCCTTTCTTCAATGTTTGAAGATTATCATGAACTTGCCAAAATCTATTGTTATAACGTGAGACGCTATAGGTTTGAAAAGTATCTTTCCGGTCGGCAGAAGTTGGTAATAGGAGAGGTTTTAATAACTTCCAATATTGTCCTGGTAAGTAAAGTAATGTATTTCGCGGTCCTTCACATCGGAGACCAAAGCCTGGTAGGCAGTGTTCTTGAAACCAGGGAAAAAGATGATTTCGATACCATCTGCCATGAAGTTTTTATGGCATTTAACAGTAGTGATATCGTTGGAGTCTTAAACCTTATGGACAAATATTTTGGTAATCATGAATATTCATTGTGGCATGTATTTAAAGAAGAACAACGGGTTATTCTGAACTCGATTGTTCGCCATACGGTTACTGAGGTTGAATATTATTTTAAGCAGATGTATGAAACCTATTTCCCGGTAATAAACGAATTGAGCGAGACACATGTTACCCTTCCTCAAGTGTTTTCCAGTATTATTGAGTTTTCCCTGAATACAGAACTCCGGGATGGATTGATGGCGGAAGTTGTTAATATTGAAGATATTAAAAGTATGATTGCCCGGTTCGGGAAATGGAATGCTCATATTGATACCGCTATGCAGGTTTCAATTGTGAGCAATAAGCTTAATTCCCTTATGAAAAGCTTTGCGCGAGCTCCTGAAGATGTTGCTGCACTGGAAGTGCTCAAGGACAATTTTAAGGTCTTGGAAATAGTTCCCTTTGAAGTTAATCTCTGGCCTGCTCAGCATCTCTATTATACCCTTTCCAACAAGTATTTCGATATCATGAAAGAACGTGCGGCTTATGCAGATAGCTATTCGTCCAGGTGGTTGGAACACTTTATCTCGATTGGCAACATCCTGAAGGAAAGGGGCCTTTAA